A genomic segment from Propioniciclava sp. MC1595 encodes:
- a CDS encoding isoprenyl transferase: MPAHRPVPPTPHPSGAQPPRIPAKFVPNHVAIVMDGNGRWAKQRNLPRTDGHARGEASLLDVIHGAVEIGVKYLSAYAFSTENWKRSPDEVRWLMGFNRDVIHRRRDELNGLGVRIVWAGREPRLWKSVIKELKVAEEMSRHNTTLTLQFCVNYGGRAEIVDAVRALAADAAAGRIDPERITEKSLASRLYAPDVPDVDLFVRSSGEQRTSNFLLWQMAYAEMVFLDRLWPDFDRRDLWHAIELYAQRDRRYGGAVPNELSR, translated from the coding sequence ATGCCCGCGCACCGCCCGGTCCCGCCGACTCCGCATCCCAGCGGCGCCCAGCCGCCCCGCATCCCGGCGAAGTTCGTCCCGAACCACGTCGCCATCGTCATGGACGGCAACGGCCGCTGGGCCAAGCAGCGCAACCTGCCCCGCACCGACGGCCACGCACGCGGTGAGGCGTCCCTGCTCGACGTCATCCACGGCGCGGTCGAGATCGGCGTGAAGTACCTCTCCGCCTACGCGTTCTCGACCGAGAACTGGAAGCGCTCCCCCGACGAGGTGCGCTGGCTGATGGGGTTCAACCGCGACGTCATCCACCGCCGGCGCGACGAGCTCAACGGCCTGGGCGTCCGGATCGTGTGGGCCGGGCGCGAGCCGCGCCTGTGGAAGAGCGTGATCAAGGAGCTCAAGGTCGCCGAGGAGATGAGCCGGCACAACACCACGCTGACGCTGCAGTTCTGCGTGAACTACGGCGGGCGCGCCGAGATCGTGGACGCCGTGCGCGCCCTGGCCGCCGACGCGGCGGCCGGGCGCATCGACCCCGAGCGGATCACCGAGAAGTCACTGGCGAGCCGCTTGTACGCGCCGGACGTGCCCGACGTCGACCTGTTCGTGCGCAGCTCGGGCGAGCAGCGCACGAGCAACTTCCTGCTGTGGCAGATGGCGTACGCCGAGATGGTGTTCCTCGACCGCCTCTGGCCCGACTTCGACCGCCGCGACCTGTGGCACGCCATCGAGCTGTACGCCCAGCGCGACCGGCGCTACGGCGGGGCCGTGCCGAACGAGCTCAGCCGCTGA
- a CDS encoding universal stress protein: MTEQLQAGGRIVVGTDLSHNADHAVDWAAERAVEVGAPLLVVLALPEVIIPRRVLPHHVLASDQGMDEVRQRASARLAELGDRVREAHEGLQVETRLLTGRASYVLAGASRSAEMVVVGARGRSDVPASVRALGGTADAVTTHAHGPVAVIRPDTKRDAEGPVVVGVDDSPEAMAAVSFAVAEAVRRGTGLVAVHVWDSTLMLLGGAGLWSGDGTQVSAALETMVDEVMRPYLDEHPDLQYRTLVLSGRAPNVLAEAAHEASVLVIGSRGRHGFAGQLLGSTSRDVLREAECPVVVVRT, translated from the coding sequence ATGACCGAGCAACTGCAAGCAGGAGGCCGGATCGTCGTCGGGACGGACCTGTCCCACAACGCCGACCACGCCGTCGACTGGGCCGCCGAGCGCGCCGTCGAGGTGGGTGCGCCCCTGCTGGTGGTGCTGGCACTGCCCGAGGTGATCATCCCCCGGCGCGTGCTGCCGCACCACGTGCTGGCCTCCGACCAGGGCATGGACGAGGTCCGCCAGCGCGCCTCCGCGCGCCTGGCCGAGCTGGGCGACCGGGTGCGCGAGGCCCACGAGGGCCTCCAGGTCGAGACGCGGCTGCTGACCGGGCGGGCGTCCTATGTGCTCGCCGGGGCGTCCAGGAGCGCCGAGATGGTCGTGGTCGGCGCGCGCGGGCGCTCCGACGTGCCCGCCTCGGTGCGCGCCCTGGGCGGCACTGCCGACGCCGTCACCACCCACGCGCACGGCCCCGTGGCGGTCATCCGCCCCGACACGAAGCGGGATGCCGAGGGCCCGGTCGTCGTCGGCGTCGACGACTCGCCCGAGGCGATGGCCGCGGTGTCGTTCGCCGTGGCCGAGGCCGTCCGTCGCGGGACCGGCCTGGTGGCCGTGCACGTGTGGGACTCCACCCTGATGCTGCTGGGCGGCGCCGGCCTGTGGTCGGGCGACGGCACGCAGGTCAGCGCGGCCCTGGAGACGATGGTCGACGAGGTCATGCGCCCCTACCTGGACGAGCACCCCGACCTGCAGTACCGCACGCTCGTGCTCTCCGGGCGCGCGCCGAACGTGCTGGCCGAGGCCGCGCACGAGGCGTCCGTGCTCGTCATCGGGTCGCGCGGGCGCCACGGCTTCGCCGGGCAGCTGCTCGGCTCGACGTCGCGCGACGTCCTCCGTGAGGCGGAATGCCCGGTCGTGGTGGTGCGCACCTAG
- a CDS encoding LarC family nickel insertion protein, with protein sequence MHAWFDISAGVAGDMVLGALLDAGADVGALQAALDAVVPGAVRLDTEEVTRGGQRATKARVRVLVDDPAHRTWASIRAMLAEADLADETRARALAAFGRLAEAEGRTHGVDPDTVHFHEVGALDSIADVVGACEALRLLGVTSVSASAVRVGSGRVRAAHGDIPVPVPAVAELVLGWQVHPTPERAGAHHHDHDDHHGHGHPHDHLHEHPHDHHHHTHDTPAAVTTPGSVGELATPTGMALVRALAGDRCEALPGLTVRGLGVGAGGKDTVGWPNVVRVVLGGTAADSPATGLAELRANVDDLDPRLWPGVLDTLLAAGAADAWLVPIQMKKGRPAFTLHALADADHHDAVTDAILTRTSTLGVRWTPVTRTVLDRSWTTVDVDGQAVRVKVGSRDGVVLHATPEFADVAAAALALGRPEADVLGRAQAAAAASGVVPGACNA encoded by the coding sequence ATGCACGCATGGTTCGACATCTCCGCCGGGGTCGCCGGTGACATGGTCCTCGGGGCGCTGCTCGACGCGGGCGCCGACGTCGGCGCCCTGCAGGCCGCCCTCGACGCCGTGGTGCCCGGGGCGGTGCGCCTCGACACCGAGGAGGTGACCCGCGGGGGGCAGCGGGCGACCAAGGCCCGCGTCCGCGTGCTGGTCGACGACCCGGCCCACCGCACGTGGGCGAGCATCCGCGCGATGCTGGCCGAGGCCGACCTCGCCGACGAGACCCGCGCCCGGGCACTGGCTGCCTTCGGCCGCCTCGCTGAGGCCGAGGGCCGGACCCACGGCGTCGACCCCGACACGGTGCACTTCCACGAGGTCGGGGCGCTGGACTCCATCGCCGACGTCGTCGGCGCCTGCGAGGCCCTGCGGCTGCTCGGGGTGACCTCGGTCTCCGCGTCCGCCGTGCGCGTCGGGTCCGGCCGGGTGCGGGCGGCCCACGGCGACATCCCGGTGCCGGTGCCCGCCGTCGCCGAGCTCGTCCTCGGCTGGCAGGTGCACCCCACGCCCGAGCGCGCGGGCGCCCACCACCACGACCACGACGACCACCACGGGCACGGGCACCCCCATGACCACCTGCACGAGCACCCTCACGACCATCACCACCACACCCACGACACACCGGCCGCGGTGACGACGCCCGGCAGTGTCGGCGAGCTGGCCACGCCGACCGGCATGGCGCTGGTGCGCGCCCTGGCCGGCGACCGCTGCGAGGCGTTGCCCGGCCTGACCGTGCGCGGGCTCGGCGTGGGCGCCGGCGGCAAGGACACGGTGGGCTGGCCCAACGTCGTCCGCGTCGTTCTGGGCGGGACCGCCGCCGACAGCCCGGCGACCGGGCTGGCCGAGCTGCGCGCCAACGTCGACGACCTCGACCCGCGGCTGTGGCCGGGCGTGCTCGACACGCTGCTGGCCGCCGGCGCGGCCGACGCGTGGCTGGTGCCCATCCAGATGAAGAAGGGACGCCCCGCGTTCACCCTGCATGCCCTCGCCGACGCCGACCACCACGACGCGGTCACCGACGCGATCCTGACCCGCACCTCGACCCTCGGCGTCCGTTGGACGCCGGTGACCCGCACCGTCCTGGACCGCTCCTGGACCACCGTCGACGTCGACGGACAGGCGGTCCGGGTCAAGGTCGGCTCGCGCGACGGGGTCGTCCTGCACGCCACCCCGGAGTTCGCCGACGTGGCGGCCGCCGCGCTGGCGTTGGGGCGTCCGGAGGCCGACGTGTTGGGTCGCGCCCAGGCCGCGGCCGCGGCGTCCGGGGTCGTGCCGGGTGCCTGCAACGCCTGA
- the larE gene encoding ATP-dependent sacrificial sulfur transferase LarE, translated as MATQHSEEAGRWSGLAGEPLADALAIASRLPGSGRLGVAYSGGVDSAVLLAVTVRALGADRALGLLAVSDSLARDELAGARATVQELGAAVVEFATHEGDNPAYRANDVDRCFHCKDEMFTVIDSRLVAEHGLVAVAYGENADDAARIDRPGARAATEHAVLRPLADAGLTKRRVRALAHALGLSVADKPAAPCLASRIPHGQEVTPAKLKQVEAGEEALRDLGFTDSRVRHHGDIARIEVPAAELALFADAERRDAVLARLRAAGFAYVTVDLAGLQSGAFTLQVLRRG; from the coding sequence GTGGCGACACAGCACAGCGAGGAGGCGGGCCGGTGGTCCGGCCTGGCCGGTGAGCCGCTCGCGGACGCCCTCGCCATCGCCAGCCGCCTGCCGGGGTCCGGACGCCTCGGGGTGGCCTACTCCGGCGGCGTGGACTCCGCCGTGCTCCTCGCCGTCACGGTGCGCGCGCTGGGCGCCGACCGGGCCCTCGGCCTCCTGGCGGTGTCCGACTCCCTGGCCCGCGACGAGCTCGCCGGCGCCCGCGCCACGGTGCAGGAGTTGGGCGCCGCCGTGGTCGAGTTCGCCACCCACGAGGGCGACAACCCGGCCTACCGGGCGAACGACGTCGACCGCTGCTTCCACTGCAAGGACGAGATGTTCACCGTCATCGACTCCCGGCTCGTCGCCGAGCACGGGCTGGTGGCGGTGGCCTACGGCGAGAACGCCGACGACGCGGCCCGCATCGACCGGCCCGGCGCCCGCGCGGCCACCGAGCACGCGGTGCTCCGACCGCTCGCCGACGCCGGGCTGACCAAACGCCGCGTGCGCGCCCTGGCCCACGCGCTGGGCCTGTCGGTCGCCGACAAGCCCGCCGCCCCCTGCCTGGCCAGCCGGATCCCGCACGGCCAGGAGGTCACCCCCGCCAAGCTGAAGCAGGTCGAGGCCGGCGAGGAGGCGCTGCGCGACCTCGGGTTCACCGACTCCCGCGTGCGCCACCACGGCGACATCGCCCGCATCGAGGTACCGGCCGCCGAACTCGCCCTGTTCGCCGACGCCGAGCGCCGCGACGCCGTCCTGGCCCGCCTGCGCGCGGCCGGGTTCGCCTACGTGACGGTCGACCTGGCCGGCCTGCAGTCCGGCGCGTTCACGCTGCAGGTGCTGCGCCGTGGCTGA
- the larB gene encoding nickel pincer cofactor biosynthesis protein LarB yields the protein MADDDIADLDLDRGQRRGGFPEAVYCEGKSVDQCREIARRVGGRPDVVTIFTRADAERAAAIREALPDAHHDPVARVLVWPPRMPEPTGDLVVVACAGTSDLPVAREALLTARHLGRRAELVVDVGIAGVHRTLDKLDLFRSAGAIVVVAGMDGALPGLIAGLVACPVVAVPTSVGYGAAFGGIAPLLTMLNACAPGVGVVNIDNGYGGGHLAAQIAAPRG from the coding sequence GTGGCTGACGACGACATCGCCGACCTCGACCTCGACCGCGGGCAGCGCCGGGGCGGGTTCCCCGAGGCGGTCTACTGCGAGGGCAAGTCGGTCGACCAGTGCCGCGAGATCGCCCGCCGGGTCGGCGGGCGCCCCGACGTGGTCACGATCTTCACCCGCGCCGACGCCGAGCGCGCGGCCGCGATCCGCGAGGCGCTGCCGGACGCCCACCACGACCCGGTCGCCCGGGTCCTGGTCTGGCCGCCCCGCATGCCCGAGCCGACCGGCGACCTCGTCGTCGTCGCGTGCGCGGGCACCTCCGACCTGCCCGTGGCCCGCGAGGCGCTGCTCACCGCCCGCCACCTCGGACGCCGTGCCGAGCTGGTCGTCGACGTCGGCATCGCCGGGGTGCACCGCACCCTGGACAAGCTCGACCTGTTCCGCTCAGCGGGCGCCATCGTCGTGGTCGCCGGCATGGACGGCGCACTGCCCGGCCTCATCGCTGGCCTCGTCGCGTGCCCGGTCGTGGCGGTGCCGACCTCGGTCGGCTACGGGGCGGCCTTCGGCGGCATCGCCCCGCTGCTCACGATGCTCAACGCCTGCGCCCCCGGCGTGGGCGTGGTGAACATCGACAACGGCTACGGCGGCGGCCACCTCGCCGCCCAGATCGCGGCGCCCCGCGGCTGA
- the recO gene encoding DNA repair protein RecO: MPTYRDEGVVLRTHKLGEADRIITVLSRRHGKVRAVARGVRRTSSKWGARLEPFSHVDLQFATGRTLDVITEAVTLHAWSEPLCTDYPRYTVGQVMLETADRLVSIENEPALPQFQLLAGALNALVGGTSDGPRPATMVMDSYLLRAVATAGFAPSLDACASCGEVGPHEAFSPASGGLVCPRCRPPGTPQVRPATLALLSALISGDWPATRAADEPTQRQASGLIAAFVAWHLERGLRTMQHVAR, translated from the coding sequence ATGCCCACCTACCGCGACGAGGGCGTGGTCCTGCGCACCCACAAGCTGGGCGAGGCCGACCGCATCATCACCGTGCTCTCCCGCCGCCACGGCAAGGTTCGCGCCGTCGCCCGCGGCGTCCGACGCACCTCCAGCAAGTGGGGCGCCCGGCTCGAGCCGTTCAGCCACGTCGACCTCCAGTTCGCGACCGGCCGCACGCTCGACGTGATCACCGAGGCCGTGACGCTGCACGCGTGGTCCGAGCCGCTGTGCACCGACTACCCGCGCTACACGGTCGGGCAGGTCATGCTCGAGACCGCCGACCGCCTGGTGAGCATCGAGAACGAGCCGGCGCTCCCCCAGTTCCAGCTCCTGGCCGGCGCCCTCAACGCGCTGGTGGGCGGCACCAGCGACGGGCCGCGTCCGGCCACGATGGTCATGGACTCCTACCTCCTGCGCGCCGTCGCCACCGCCGGCTTCGCGCCGAGCCTGGACGCGTGCGCCTCGTGCGGCGAGGTGGGCCCGCACGAGGCCTTCTCCCCCGCCTCCGGCGGCCTGGTCTGCCCGCGCTGCCGCCCACCCGGGACGCCGCAGGTGCGGCCCGCCACGCTGGCGCTCCTGTCCGCGCTGATCAGCGGGGACTGGCCGGCCACGCGCGCGGCCGACGAGCCGACGCAACGGCAGGCGTCCGGGTTGATCGCCGCGTTCGTGGCCTGGCACCTCGAGCGGGGCCTGCGCACGATGCAGCACGTCGCGCGCTGA
- a CDS encoding Fur family transcriptional regulator, with protein sequence MTTTPQRRTRQRATIAEVMAEIEEFRTAQDIHDLLRHQGHSVGLATVYRNLQAMAEAGEVDVVRLPDGQASYRACGTATHAHHHHLICRSCGRTVEIAFAGVEELIDALARQHGFSDVDHSIELHGVCPDCAA encoded by the coding sequence TTGACCACCACACCCCAGCGGCGGACGCGCCAGCGCGCCACCATCGCCGAGGTGATGGCCGAGATCGAGGAGTTCCGCACCGCGCAGGACATCCACGACCTCCTGCGCCACCAGGGCCACTCAGTCGGCCTGGCCACCGTCTACCGCAACCTGCAGGCGATGGCCGAGGCGGGCGAGGTCGACGTGGTGCGGCTGCCCGATGGTCAGGCGTCCTACCGGGCGTGCGGCACCGCCACCCACGCACACCACCACCACCTGATCTGCCGCTCCTGCGGCCGCACGGTCGAGATCGCTTTCGCCGGCGTCGAGGAGCTCATCGACGCCCTCGCCCGCCAGCACGGCTTCAGCGACGTCGACCACTCCATCGAGCTCCACGGCGTCTGCCCCGACTGCGCCGCCTGA
- a CDS encoding antibiotic biosynthesis monooxygenase — protein sequence MLAFSRFRVAPEAEASFVERAEAAVAFFEFRPGNISATLVRNLDEPDLWAIQTTWENVGSYRRAYNGYEAKMVLVTLMSEALDEPSAYLDPAEVGDNLPRGE from the coding sequence ATGCTGGCCTTCAGTCGCTTCCGCGTCGCACCCGAGGCCGAGGCGTCCTTCGTGGAGCGCGCCGAGGCCGCCGTCGCCTTCTTCGAGTTCCGGCCCGGCAACATCTCGGCCACCCTGGTGCGCAACCTCGATGAGCCCGACCTGTGGGCCATCCAGACCACTTGGGAGAACGTCGGCTCCTACCGCCGGGCCTACAACGGCTACGAGGCCAAGATGGTGCTCGTCACCCTGATGAGCGAGGCCCTCGACGAACCGTCGGCCTACCTCGACCCGGCCGAGGTCGGCGACAACCTGCCGCGCGGGGAGTGA
- a CDS encoding transporter substrate-binding domain-containing protein, with product MKLLTRRFAALCVAAAVLLTGCATIPADPDGTLDRVRADGVLRAGASPGGGLVRVDGDRVTGPEADLVADFAASLGAEVLWRVGGEEELVAAMERGELDVLAGGLTAKSPWADKVALTRPHATSEFDGGKVEHVLAVPLGENALLFALESWVDGRAA from the coding sequence GTGAAGCTCCTGACGAGGCGATTCGCCGCCCTGTGCGTCGCCGCAGCCGTCCTGCTGACCGGCTGTGCGACGATCCCGGCCGACCCCGACGGCACCCTCGACCGGGTCCGCGCCGACGGCGTGCTGCGGGCCGGGGCGTCCCCCGGCGGTGGGCTGGTACGGGTCGACGGCGACCGCGTGACCGGGCCCGAGGCCGACCTGGTCGCCGACTTCGCCGCGTCGCTCGGTGCCGAGGTCTTGTGGCGCGTGGGCGGCGAGGAGGAGCTGGTCGCCGCCATGGAGCGCGGCGAGCTCGACGTGCTCGCCGGCGGGCTGACCGCCAAGTCGCCCTGGGCGGACAAGGTGGCCCTGACCCGGCCCCACGCGACCTCGGAGTTCGACGGCGGGAAGGTCGAGCACGTGCTCGCCGTGCCGCTGGGGGAGAACGCGCTGCTGTTCGCCCTCGAGTCCTGGGTCGACGGGAGGGCCGCATGA
- a CDS encoding cation transporter: MEDLLSLVPPIVFLVSLRRVSRPPSPEHPYGHHRAIASAHLASAVALLAMGAFMVVDSGMGLVKAEHPPIGTYHLFGQTVWAGWLMIAAMVYTGIGPVILGHLKKPLAEKLHDKVLWADAEMNAADWRTAGAAIIGILGIGVGWWWADAVLTAANGPAWVGSAAVRVRDQGHLLHAEVFVVPSAPVELADLEALVDTIQGLDWKLNDVVVVPVSRLPDAVRATPAAG; this comes from the coding sequence GTGGAGGACCTGCTGTCGCTCGTCCCGCCCATCGTCTTCCTCGTGTCGCTGCGCCGGGTCAGCCGCCCGCCGTCGCCCGAGCACCCCTACGGCCACCACCGGGCGATCGCATCGGCGCACCTCGCCTCGGCGGTGGCGCTGCTCGCCATGGGGGCGTTCATGGTGGTCGACTCCGGGATGGGGCTGGTCAAGGCCGAACACCCGCCCATCGGCACCTACCACCTCTTCGGCCAGACCGTCTGGGCCGGCTGGCTCATGATCGCGGCCATGGTCTACACCGGCATCGGGCCGGTCATCCTGGGCCACCTCAAGAAGCCCCTCGCCGAGAAGCTCCACGACAAGGTGCTGTGGGCCGACGCCGAGATGAATGCCGCCGACTGGCGCACGGCGGGTGCGGCGATCATCGGGATCCTCGGCATCGGCGTCGGCTGGTGGTGGGCGGACGCCGTGCTCACCGCGGCCAACGGCCCGGCCTGGGTCGGTTCGGCCGCCGTGCGCGTCCGCGACCAGGGGCACCTGCTGCACGCCGAGGTGTTCGTCGTGCCCAGCGCCCCGGTCGAGCTGGCCGACCTCGAGGCGCTCGTCGACACGATCCAGGGCCTGGACTGGAAGCTCAACGACGTCGTGGTCGTCCCGGTCTCGCGGCTCCCGGACGCCGTGCGGGCCACTCCGGCGGCCGGATAG
- a CDS encoding glycine--tRNA ligase, whose amino-acid sequence MANKLDNVISLTKRRGFVYPCGEIYGGTRAAWDYGPYGVELKENIKRQWWKNVVQGRADVVGLDSSIILPKQVWVASGHVGVFSDPLTECLSCHKRFRADQLEEAFEFKKGRAPEGLNEINCPECGNLGQFTEPRDFNMMLKTYLGVIEDESGLHYLRPETAQGIFVNFGNVVQTSRMKVPFGIGQVGKSFRNEITPGNFIFRTREFEQMEVEFFVEPGTDEQWHQDWIDARMGWYTDLGINPENLRLYEHPAEKLSHYSKRTVDIEYNFGFAGGDGWGELEGIANRTDFDLGTHSEHSGEDLSYFDQAKGERYTPYVIEPSAGLTRSVMAFLVEAYTEDEAPNAKGGVDTRTVLKLDPRLSPVKVAVLPLSRNEQLSPKARDLAAELRKHWNVEFDDAQAIGRRYRRQDEIGTPYCVTVDFDTLDDQAVTIRERDTMAQERVALDQVASWLGARLLGC is encoded by the coding sequence ATGGCCAACAAGCTCGACAACGTCATCAGCCTCACGAAGCGCCGTGGCTTCGTGTACCCCTGCGGGGAGATCTACGGCGGCACCCGGGCGGCCTGGGACTACGGTCCCTACGGCGTCGAGCTCAAGGAGAACATCAAGCGCCAGTGGTGGAAGAACGTCGTCCAGGGCCGCGCTGACGTCGTGGGCCTCGACAGCTCCATCATCCTGCCCAAGCAGGTCTGGGTGGCCTCCGGCCACGTCGGCGTCTTCTCCGACCCGCTGACCGAGTGCCTGAGCTGCCACAAGCGGTTCCGCGCCGACCAGCTCGAGGAGGCCTTCGAGTTCAAGAAGGGCCGCGCCCCCGAGGGCCTGAACGAGATCAACTGCCCCGAGTGCGGCAACCTGGGCCAGTTCACCGAGCCGCGCGACTTCAACATGATGCTGAAGACCTACCTCGGCGTCATCGAGGACGAGTCGGGCCTGCACTACCTGCGCCCCGAGACCGCCCAGGGCATCTTCGTGAACTTCGGCAACGTCGTGCAGACCTCGCGCATGAAGGTGCCGTTCGGCATCGGCCAGGTCGGCAAGAGCTTCCGCAACGAGATCACGCCCGGCAACTTCATCTTCCGCACGCGTGAGTTCGAGCAGATGGAGGTCGAGTTCTTCGTCGAGCCCGGCACCGACGAGCAGTGGCACCAGGACTGGATCGACGCCCGCATGGGCTGGTACACCGACCTCGGCATCAACCCCGAGAACCTGCGCCTGTACGAGCACCCCGCCGAGAAGCTCTCGCACTACTCCAAGCGCACCGTCGACATCGAGTACAACTTCGGCTTCGCCGGCGGCGACGGCTGGGGCGAGCTCGAGGGCATCGCGAACCGCACCGACTTCGACCTCGGCACGCACTCCGAGCACTCGGGCGAGGACCTGTCCTACTTCGACCAGGCCAAGGGCGAGCGCTACACCCCCTACGTGATCGAGCCGTCGGCCGGCCTCACGCGTTCGGTGATGGCGTTCCTCGTCGAGGCCTACACCGAGGACGAGGCGCCGAACGCCAAGGGCGGCGTCGACACCCGCACGGTGCTCAAGCTCGACCCGCGCCTGTCGCCGGTCAAGGTGGCCGTGTTGCCGCTGTCGCGCAACGAGCAGCTCTCGCCGAAGGCCCGCGACCTCGCCGCCGAACTGCGCAAGCACTGGAACGTCGAGTTCGACGACGCCCAGGCCATCGGGCGCCGCTACCGCCGCCAGGACGAGATCGGCACGCCCTACTGCGTGACCGTGGACTTCGACACCCTCGACGACCAGGCCGTCACCATCCGCGAGCGCGACACCATGGCGCAGGAGCGGGTGGCCCTCGACCAGGTCGCCTCGTGGCTCGGGGCGCGCCTGCTCGGCTGCTGA